The proteins below come from a single Candidatus Methanoperedens sp. genomic window:
- a CDS encoding oligosaccharyl transferase, archaeosortase A system-associated, producing MNTLFAEKNKNKFLILILLLALAVRLWVFPVVFSNGGVTLLGADTYYHARRILATVANFPSTLSFDSYINFPYGARIGWAPLYDQFTALIALMVGVGSPSFYTIEATAAFIPLLLGVLTVYLVFLITQKLFDWRVGLISAGIFAITPAHVYVSFLGYADHHVAETLISTADYLLLIIALEHLQKNNISFRNFKTDIIKNSSYPALTGIALAISLFTWEGASIFIGLIGIYILIQFIIDRRLERSSDYLIITGATAFLVSLLIITPVAVSQGMGFDIFNSYLPSLFHVGFLAVFFFLCVLLGVMQRLQFKKWWYNLLLLFLILIAAVFSLEILSPQFYQSLTNGIQYLFGGGILATIEEALPLFNTPEGGFTLDNVWRAFTLSFFIALISFIYFIYKTTKEKYPFKAVFLIVWTLIVLVLTILQRRFIYLFAVNVAIFSAYFIIAAAKQFAHVEEKEATTPKKKRKKQRQYNSETNKGLIIGISLLFLLTAPNIPIIKYYAEGIAAPDQDLRDSFKWLKDNSPPTSYYYAPDKPAEYGVMSWWDYGNWILYLSQRPVVSNNFQTGIDDAAHFLITPDEKAADDILNKRKVRFIVTDAQMLKLKFSSIAMLAGRDPLDYYGTSDGAPIRSVNNENGNFFATMLSRLHVFDGDGLSHYRLIYESNTTAIRNPDIKYVKIFEYVPGATLSGRAGDGEVKVTLNVMTNQGRTFVYTQRAVAMNGNYEIKVPYSTQGGKYGTKPSGDYIIQNANVSKMVAVSEQDVLDGRRLQVDLI from the coding sequence ATGAATACGCTTTTCGCAGAAAAAAACAAAAATAAATTCCTGATTTTGATACTGCTTCTTGCTCTGGCTGTCAGGTTGTGGGTTTTTCCGGTTGTTTTTTCCAACGGGGGCGTAACCTTATTGGGAGCAGATACTTATTATCACGCCCGGCGCATATTAGCCACGGTTGCTAATTTTCCAAGCACCTTATCATTTGATTCGTACATCAACTTCCCTTATGGCGCAAGAATTGGCTGGGCGCCGCTATACGACCAGTTTACAGCCCTGATTGCGCTCATGGTAGGAGTCGGCAGCCCGTCATTTTATACAATAGAGGCGACGGCAGCATTCATCCCGCTCCTGCTTGGTGTATTAACAGTATACCTCGTATTCTTAATTACACAAAAACTCTTTGACTGGCGTGTGGGTCTCATAAGCGCTGGCATCTTTGCAATAACCCCTGCTCATGTGTATGTTTCATTTCTTGGATACGCAGACCATCATGTAGCTGAGACGTTAATTTCCACCGCTGACTATCTTTTATTAATTATTGCACTGGAACATTTGCAAAAAAACAATATATCCTTTCGCAATTTTAAAACTGACATAATAAAAAATTCATCATATCCAGCACTTACAGGTATTGCATTAGCAATCTCACTGTTCACATGGGAGGGGGCATCTATTTTTATTGGACTGATAGGAATATATATTCTTATTCAATTCATAATAGACAGGAGGTTGGAACGCAGTTCTGATTACCTTATTATAACAGGAGCCACGGCATTTCTTGTTTCCCTGTTGATCATAACACCTGTAGCCGTATCTCAGGGCATGGGATTTGACATTTTTAATTCTTACTTACCTTCCCTCTTCCATGTCGGATTCCTTGCAGTATTTTTTTTCTTATGCGTGTTGCTCGGTGTAATGCAACGACTGCAGTTCAAAAAATGGTGGTACAACCTGTTATTATTATTTTTAATACTTATCGCAGCGGTATTTTCCCTTGAAATCCTTTCCCCACAGTTTTATCAGTCATTGACCAACGGGATACAGTATCTTTTCGGCGGAGGGATACTTGCTACAATAGAGGAGGCACTGCCGCTTTTTAATACTCCCGAAGGCGGATTTACCTTAGATAATGTCTGGAGAGCCTTTACCCTCAGCTTTTTCATCGCTTTAATTTCTTTCATATATTTTATTTATAAAACCACGAAGGAAAAATATCCCTTCAAGGCGGTATTTTTAATCGTCTGGACTTTAATTGTACTGGTGCTTACGATTCTACAGAGGCGGTTTATCTATTTATTTGCTGTAAATGTTGCAATATTTTCAGCATATTTTATCATTGCTGCAGCAAAACAATTCGCACATGTAGAGGAGAAAGAGGCAACAACTCCCAAGAAAAAACGAAAAAAGCAGCGGCAATATAATTCAGAAACCAATAAAGGGCTAATAATTGGTATATCACTGCTTTTTCTTCTCACTGCCCCCAATATCCCCATCATAAAATACTATGCAGAAGGCATAGCTGCGCCTGACCAGGATTTGCGGGATTCGTTTAAATGGCTGAAGGACAATTCGCCGCCAACGAGTTACTATTATGCCCCCGACAAACCCGCCGAATACGGAGTGATGAGCTGGTGGGATTACGGCAACTGGATTTTATATCTCTCGCAGCGACCCGTGGTATCTAATAATTTCCAAACCGGTATCGATGACGCAGCGCACTTTTTAATAACGCCAGATGAAAAAGCAGCAGATGACATACTTAACAAAAGGAAAGTCCGTTTTATAGTAACAGATGCCCAGATGCTTAAACTGAAATTCAGCTCGATAGCAATGCTTGCCGGCAGGGATCCTCTGGATTATTATGGAACTTCAGATGGGGCACCGATACGCAGCGTAAATAATGAAAATGGCAATTTCTTCGCAACGATGTTATCAAGACTCCACGTTTTTGACGGGGATGGGTTAAGCCATTATCGCCTGATTTATGAATCGAATACCACTGCCATCAGGAACCCGGATATAAAATATGTAAAAATTTTTGAGTATGTGCCAGGGGCTACGCTCTCAGGGCGCGCAGGCGATGGGGAGGTTAAAGTAACTCTGAATGTCATGACCAATCAGGGCAGGACGTTCGTCTATACCCAGCGGGCGGTTGCAATGAACGGGAACTATGAGATTAAAGTCCCATACTCTACACAGGGAGGCAAATACGGCACTAAACCCTCGGGTGATTATATCATCCAGAACGCCAATGTATCAAAAATGGTAGCGGTCAGTGAACAGGACGTGCTGGATGGGAGAAGGCTTCAGGTGGATTTAATTTAA
- a CDS encoding glycosyltransferase family 2 protein, producing MSPVSVIIPCMNEEKTIGAVISKAKSTLMQEGLEGEIIVSDNSTDNSRDIARKMGAKIIIPQKNGYGSAYLEGIRHAKGTYLILADADDTYDLKEMPGLLKPLLSGEADFVMGTRLKGEIKKNSMPWLHRYIGNPLLTGTLNWLFKTKLSDAHCGMRAITRDAYEKLDMKSEGMEFASEMIIEAAKKKLRITEVPITYYPRQTPSKLHSWGDGWRHLRFMMLYNPTPFFYFPGLLLFALGAFMTLALRLRGNVEITGLHSFILGSMLAIIGTQMIATGSYMKVYGIIHNKIEKDGLTAKILDYHSLELGLVLGLLLFFAGIVLGSNILFKWISSGYGSLSEVGNAVISMVLAALGIQIIFSALIISIFMLEKKDT from the coding sequence ATGAGTCCGGTATCTGTTATAATCCCCTGCATGAACGAGGAAAAAACAATCGGGGCCGTCATTAGTAAAGCTAAATCGACCTTAATGCAGGAGGGACTGGAAGGGGAAATAATAGTATCAGATAATTCCACAGATAATTCAAGGGATATCGCCAGAAAGATGGGAGCTAAAATTATAATTCCTCAAAAAAACGGATACGGTAGCGCCTACTTGGAAGGTATCAGGCATGCTAAAGGAACATATCTTATACTGGCTGATGCCGACGATACCTACGACCTGAAAGAGATGCCCGGGTTATTAAAACCCCTGCTTTCAGGCGAAGCCGACTTCGTCATGGGCACACGGTTGAAGGGGGAAATCAAGAAAAACTCCATGCCCTGGCTGCACAGGTACATCGGGAATCCTTTGTTGACAGGAACCCTGAACTGGCTTTTTAAAACAAAATTGAGCGACGCCCATTGCGGTATGCGCGCCATAACAAGAGACGCTTATGAAAAGCTTGATATGAAAAGCGAAGGGATGGAATTTGCAAGCGAAATGATAATTGAAGCTGCAAAGAAAAAACTTCGAATAACCGAAGTACCTATCACCTATTATCCAAGACAAACACCTTCCAAGCTCCACTCCTGGGGCGATGGATGGCGGCATCTGCGCTTCATGATGCTTTATAATCCAACCCCCTTTTTCTACTTTCCGGGTTTATTATTATTCGCACTCGGCGCATTTATGACCCTTGCCCTGCGGCTGCGGGGCAATGTGGAGATAACCGGACTCCATTCCTTCATTCTGGGCAGCATGCTTGCGATAATAGGAACGCAGATGATAGCTACGGGCAGTTATATGAAAGTTTACGGAATAATTCATAATAAAATAGAGAAAGACGGATTGACCGCAAAAATCCTGGATTATCATTCTCTTGAACTCGGGCTTGTGCTCGGGTTATTATTGTTCTTCGCAGGGATAGTTTTAGGTTCAAATATTCTCTTCAAATGGATCTCCTCAGGATATGGTTCCCTTTCAGAAGTGGGAAATGCAGTAATCTCCATGGTGCTCGCTGCGCTCGGCATCCAGATAATCTTTTCAGCGCTCATTATCAGCATTTTTATGTTAGAAAAAAAGGATACATGA
- a CDS encoding glycosyltransferase family 4 protein, which yields MKLAFVYDAVYPWVKGGAEKRIYELGKRLAKEGNEVHVFGVKWWEGGDMIKNEGMVLHGVCRRMELYVNGRRSIPEAVIFSFKLFLPLIREKYDVIDVSAFPYFSCFTVKLVSILRRTPMITTWHEVWGDYWYEYLGWWGFFGKVVEFFASKLPYMSIAVSALTKRNLRLLGVKDENVHIIPNGIELKRIAEIMPSPDECDIIFTGRLIREKNVDVLLQAVGYVKETIPDVKCHIIGDGPENEKLAGLAVEHGLLGNVRFFGFMGYEEVIARIKSSKILVLPSSREGFGMVVIEAFACGVPVITVKGERNAASSLVSEKTGLVVNLDAEELGSAISTLIGNDVFREKLAASAMDAAQEYDWDRIVRQASCMYEEHLLKSMRT from the coding sequence ATGAAACTCGCTTTCGTCTACGATGCTGTTTATCCCTGGGTAAAAGGGGGCGCAGAGAAACGTATATACGAACTTGGAAAAAGGCTTGCAAAAGAGGGTAACGAAGTCCATGTTTTTGGGGTTAAGTGGTGGGAAGGCGGCGATATGATAAAGAACGAAGGCATGGTGCTGCACGGCGTTTGCAGGCGGATGGAGCTATACGTTAACGGCAGGCGCTCAATTCCCGAGGCGGTAATATTCTCATTTAAGCTTTTCCTTCCTCTGATTAGAGAAAAATATGATGTGATTGATGTCAGCGCATTCCCGTATTTTTCATGTTTTACCGTGAAACTCGTATCGATTCTCAGGAGAACTCCTATGATAACCACGTGGCATGAGGTGTGGGGGGATTACTGGTATGAATATTTAGGGTGGTGGGGTTTTTTTGGGAAGGTAGTAGAATTTTTTGCATCGAAATTGCCTTATATGTCAATCGCGGTGTCGGCTTTGACGAAAAGGAATCTCAGGTTACTCGGGGTCAAGGATGAAAACGTACATATCATACCAAACGGTATCGAATTAAAAAGGATTGCCGAAATAATGCCATCACCCGATGAATGCGATATAATATTTACAGGGCGGCTTATCAGGGAGAAGAACGTGGATGTATTGCTTCAAGCTGTGGGTTATGTTAAGGAAACTATACCAGATGTTAAATGCCACATCATAGGCGATGGACCTGAGAACGAAAAGCTTGCCGGGCTTGCTGTGGAGCATGGACTTCTGGGTAACGTCAGGTTCTTTGGGTTCATGGGTTATGAGGAGGTGATAGCGAGGATCAAGTCCTCAAAAATACTGGTGCTGCCCTCCAGCCGCGAAGGGTTCGGAATGGTGGTAATAGAGGCTTTTGCTTGCGGGGTTCCTGTCATCACGGTCAAAGGAGAGCGCAACGCCGCCTCTTCGCTTGTTAGCGAAAAAACCGGCTTGGTGGTGAACCTTGATGCGGAAGAACTTGGCAGTGCTATAAGCACATTAATCGGGAATGACGTATTTCGTGAAAAGCTGGCTGCGTCCGCTATGGATGCTGCCCAGGAATATGATTGGGACAGGATAGTCAGACAGGCATCATGCATGTACGAAGAACATTTATTAAAATCGATGAGAACATAA
- a CDS encoding glycosyltransferase — translation MGQDSQTGIMHVRRTFIKIDENIRMMKIAILHDYIGAIGGGEKLVLSLARGLGADVITTDVDEDAINKMGFEDVTIISLGRTIKIPQLKQISASLRFALCDFSKEYDFFIFSGNWAHFAARRHKPNLYYCHTPVRAFYDLYDVFLERQLFFNSILFQFWVKLYRRLYEYYMTKVCRIVANSISTQKRIKKYLNRTSKVIYPPIDVSRFRFEYYGDFWLSVNRLYPEKRVELQIEAFRQLSEERLLIVGGYAEADHASAYATSLQKNLPDNVKLLGTVREEELIQLYARCKGFIITSIDEDFGMAPVEAMASGKPVVCMKEGGCLETIVDGSTGLLVTPAVSEIVNAINIVSRAPFKYKEKCIEQSRKFDLDIFLNEITKEIEAAMPVAKI, via the coding sequence TTGGGACAGGATAGTCAGACAGGCATCATGCATGTACGAAGAACATTTATTAAAATCGATGAGAACATAAGAATGATGAAAATCGCAATTTTACATGACTACATCGGAGCAATCGGCGGCGGCGAGAAGCTGGTGCTTAGCCTTGCCCGCGGGCTTGGTGCGGATGTGATTACCACGGATGTGGATGAGGATGCTATTAATAAGATGGGGTTTGAGGATGTTACCATCATAAGCCTTGGCAGAACAATCAAAATACCTCAGCTCAAGCAAATCTCTGCATCTTTAAGATTTGCACTGTGCGATTTTTCAAAGGAATATGATTTTTTTATTTTTTCTGGCAACTGGGCGCATTTTGCTGCGAGAAGGCATAAGCCGAATCTGTACTATTGTCATACGCCGGTGAGGGCTTTTTATGATCTATACGATGTTTTCCTGGAGAGGCAGTTATTTTTTAATTCTATATTGTTCCAATTCTGGGTGAAATTATATAGGCGGCTGTATGAATATTATATGACCAAGGTTTGTCGGATCGTAGCTAATTCTATCAGCACTCAAAAACGAATTAAAAAATATCTGAACAGAACTTCGAAGGTAATTTATCCCCCCATCGATGTGTCCAGATTCAGATTTGAATATTATGGGGATTTCTGGCTATCTGTAAATCGCCTGTATCCTGAAAAGCGTGTGGAATTACAGATCGAAGCTTTCAGGCAATTATCAGAGGAACGATTGCTGATTGTAGGTGGATATGCCGAGGCAGATCATGCATCTGCGTACGCAACCAGCCTGCAGAAAAATCTACCTGATAACGTGAAATTGCTTGGCACAGTGCGGGAGGAAGAATTAATACAACTATATGCGCGTTGCAAAGGATTCATAATTACATCCATTGACGAGGATTTTGGGATGGCGCCTGTTGAGGCTATGGCTTCTGGAAAACCGGTTGTTTGTATGAAAGAAGGCGGATGTTTAGAAACCATTGTGGACGGCTCAACGGGATTACTTGTCACTCCAGCTGTATCCGAGATTGTTAACGCCATAAATATCGTCTCCAGAGCACCATTTAAGTATAAAGAAAAATGTATCGAACAATCCAGGAAATTTGATTTAGATATCTTTCTGAATGAGATTACAAAAGAAATTGAAGCAGCAATGCCGGTTGCTAAAATATGA
- a CDS encoding glycosyltransferase family 2 protein has translation MNILVSVIIVNYNGRAFLEKCLSSLLAQSYHDVEIILVDNASSDDSIEYLRKEFPSVKIIANKENAGFAKGINIGIKAANGELIATLNNDTAVSAQWLEELVKALTSRENIGMCASKMLFMKNPEFINSTGICISRSGACWDRGMFERDVGQYESVEEVFGPCAGAAIYRKAMLEEIGLFDEDFYAYMEDADLAFRGRLAGWKCLYVPHAVVYHIHGGTGGYASNYTIYYGNRNIIWNSFKNFPTQLLITSLPWIIGRNIAVIPFYILNGHANIILRSKIDAIRGIPKMIAKRSNYPINKDGINIFVQTWAKIHGHPDRVLLNNKLLN, from the coding sequence ATGAACATTCTGGTTTCGGTTATAATAGTCAATTATAATGGCAGGGCATTTTTAGAGAAATGTCTTTCTTCCCTGCTGGCTCAATCGTATCATGACGTTGAAATTATTCTTGTGGATAATGCATCAAGTGACGACTCCATAGAATATCTAAGGAAAGAATTCCCATCCGTTAAAATAATTGCTAACAAAGAAAATGCAGGATTTGCAAAAGGGATTAATATCGGGATAAAAGCCGCGAATGGGGAACTGATAGCGACGTTGAACAACGATACAGCGGTCTCAGCTCAATGGTTAGAAGAACTGGTAAAAGCTTTAACTTCCAGAGAAAACATAGGGATGTGTGCATCGAAGATGCTTTTTATGAAGAATCCTGAATTCATAAATTCTACAGGTATCTGCATTTCAAGAAGCGGGGCATGCTGGGATAGAGGTATGTTCGAGCGTGACGTGGGACAATATGAATCTGTCGAGGAAGTATTTGGTCCATGCGCAGGCGCTGCTATTTATCGGAAAGCGATGCTTGAAGAAATTGGATTATTTGATGAAGATTTTTATGCATATATGGAAGATGCTGACCTGGCATTCAGGGGAAGGCTTGCAGGATGGAAGTGCCTCTATGTCCCACATGCTGTAGTTTATCACATTCATGGTGGAACAGGAGGTTATGCAAGTAACTATACCATTTATTATGGGAATAGGAACATAATCTGGAACTCTTTTAAAAATTTTCCCACTCAATTGCTGATCACCTCTCTGCCCTGGATTATTGGCAGGAACATCGCGGTGATACCATTCTATATTTTAAATGGACATGCTAATATAATCCTGCGATCCAAAATTGATGCCATTCGGGGTATCCCAAAAATGATAGCCAAGAGATCTAACTACCCGATAAATAAAGATGGGATTAATATATTCGTACAAACATGGGCTAAGATCCATGGTCATCCGGACAGAGTACTTTTAAATAATAAACTGCTGAATTAG
- a CDS encoding glucose-1-phosphate thymidylyltransferase: MKALILSGGKGTRLRPLTFTTAKQLIPVANKPILGYVLDQTSQAGIKDTGIIIAPETGEYVKDYVKDGSPWGIKVTYMPQEPLGLAHAVKTARNFLGNESFVMCLGDNLLGKGINNLVDKFNLEKLDALILLKEVENPGSFGVAVLDKKGNVIKLIEKPKEPPSNLALVGVYIFSPRIHEAIERIKPSLRNELEITDAIQELINMGCNVKSEILNSWWLDTGKKDDILTANSIVLDEYVKNEINGSLDNKSKVTGRIKIDTGTVVVNSRIRGPVAIGKNAHIENSFIGPYTSIGDNTNISDSSIEHCVILNNVQVKGIERLEDSLLGKDAKVLKNHTGHKALRLMIGDYSEIEV; this comes from the coding sequence ATGAAAGCTTTAATATTAAGCGGCGGCAAAGGAACTCGACTGCGACCTTTAACCTTCACCACAGCGAAGCAACTTATTCCCGTGGCTAATAAACCTATTCTTGGTTATGTCCTCGACCAAACATCCCAGGCGGGAATAAAGGATACAGGTATAATAATTGCACCTGAGACAGGTGAATATGTCAAAGACTACGTAAAAGATGGCTCTCCGTGGGGAATAAAAGTTACATATATGCCTCAAGAACCTCTTGGTCTGGCTCATGCTGTAAAAACTGCGAGAAATTTCCTGGGAAACGAATCATTCGTAATGTGCCTGGGGGATAACCTTCTCGGAAAAGGGATAAATAATCTTGTGGATAAATTTAACCTGGAAAAACTGGACGCTTTGATATTACTCAAAGAAGTTGAAAATCCAGGCAGTTTCGGGGTAGCGGTATTAGATAAAAAAGGAAATGTCATCAAACTCATAGAAAAACCAAAAGAACCCCCCAGTAATTTAGCATTGGTGGGGGTGTATATATTTTCTCCAAGAATCCACGAAGCTATTGAGAGAATAAAACCTTCATTGCGCAATGAACTTGAGATTACGGATGCCATACAGGAATTAATCAATATGGGATGCAATGTTAAAAGCGAGATTCTCAACTCCTGGTGGCTTGATACAGGGAAAAAGGATGATATTTTAACAGCAAACAGTATCGTTCTGGATGAATATGTTAAAAATGAAATAAATGGGAGCCTGGATAATAAAAGTAAAGTTACAGGAAGGATAAAAATCGACACGGGTACCGTTGTTGTAAACAGCAGAATCCGCGGTCCTGTAGCGATAGGTAAGAACGCTCATATTGAGAACTCCTTCATAGGACCGTATACCAGTATAGGAGATAATACTAATATTTCCGATTCATCCATTGAACATTGTGTCATTCTCAATAACGTTCAGGTCAAAGGAATAGAGAGGCTGGAGGACAGTTTACTTGGAAAGGATGCAAAAGTTTTAAAAAACCATACCGGTCATAAAGCACTTAGATTGATGATAGGGGATTATTCGGAGATAGAGGTATGA
- a CDS encoding dTDP-4-dehydrorhamnose 3,5-epimerase family protein: MSNFKIGEINGIIIKDLIKNVDDRGWLIELFRKDLIDEELFPEMSYISLTYPGIVRGPHEHSEQTDYFCFMGPSIFKLVLWDNRKKSETYNNKMSLDVGENNPKIVIVPPGIVHAYKNIGDRSGIVINLPNKLYAGWGKKEKVDEIRYEGNPRSPFRME, encoded by the coding sequence ATGAGCAATTTCAAGATTGGTGAGATTAACGGCATAATTATAAAAGACTTAATAAAAAATGTGGATGATAGAGGCTGGCTGATAGAACTTTTCAGGAAAGATTTGATCGATGAAGAGCTCTTCCCCGAGATGTCTTACATATCGCTTACATATCCAGGTATTGTTAGAGGACCTCACGAGCATTCAGAGCAAACGGATTATTTCTGTTTTATGGGGCCTTCGATTTTCAAGCTTGTGCTCTGGGATAATAGAAAAAAGTCTGAAACATATAACAATAAAATGAGCTTGGACGTAGGTGAGAATAATCCCAAAATAGTAATAGTGCCCCCAGGAATAGTGCATGCTTATAAAAATATTGGCGATAGATCTGGCATTGTAATAAACCTTCCCAATAAGCTTTACGCCGGCTGGGGGAAAAAAGAGAAAGTGGATGAAATACGATACGAGGGCAACCCGAGAAGTCCTTTCAGGATGGAATAA
- the rfbB gene encoding dTDP-glucose 4,6-dehydratase has protein sequence MKILVTGGCGFIGSNFVHYLLKNTQHEIINLDTLTYAGNPHNLKDIEKNDRYRFVHGRIEDKNLVSDQLKDVDYLVNFAAESHVDRSILDPMPFITTNIEGTATLLEACRNSSIKKIVHISTDEVYGELGESGKFVESLPLLPNSPYSATKASADLIIRAYHETYGLPVTTARPSNNYGYYQYPEKFIPLTITNLLEDKQIPVYGEGKNVRDWIFVGDCCEGIAAILDRGKAGEVYNLGGESEKRNIDIVRIILKLLGKDESYIKFVKDRPGHDYRYALDNTKIRDGLGWAPKVNLEAGLAKTADWYRNNHPWWRPLKERLARENRGFWS, from the coding sequence ATGAAAATTCTTGTAACGGGCGGATGCGGTTTTATTGGCTCGAACTTCGTTCATTATTTACTGAAGAATACACAGCATGAAATAATAAATCTTGATACGTTAACATATGCAGGAAATCCCCACAACCTGAAAGATATAGAGAAAAATGACAGATATAGATTTGTCCATGGCAGGATAGAGGATAAAAACCTGGTATCCGATCAGCTTAAGGATGTGGATTATTTGGTCAATTTCGCTGCCGAAAGCCATGTTGATAGGTCGATACTTGACCCAATGCCTTTTATTACCACAAATATCGAAGGGACAGCAACCCTTCTTGAAGCGTGCAGGAACAGTAGCATTAAAAAAATTGTGCATATTTCTACCGATGAGGTGTACGGGGAACTTGGTGAGAGCGGCAAGTTCGTTGAGAGTTTACCCCTGCTTCCCAATTCACCGTATTCGGCTACCAAGGCTTCTGCAGACTTAATAATAAGAGCATATCACGAAACGTATGGTCTGCCTGTAACCACAGCAAGACCTTCCAACAATTATGGCTATTATCAATATCCAGAGAAGTTTATTCCGCTTACAATAACCAATCTGCTGGAAGATAAACAAATACCTGTGTACGGCGAAGGGAAAAATGTTAGAGATTGGATTTTTGTTGGGGATTGCTGCGAAGGCATAGCGGCGATATTGGACCGTGGAAAAGCTGGTGAGGTTTACAATCTGGGTGGCGAGAGCGAAAAAAGGAATATCGATATTGTCAGGATAATCCTGAAATTATTAGGGAAAGATGAAAGTTACATAAAATTCGTTAAGGATAGACCCGGACATGATTACAGATATGCTCTGGATAACACTAAAATCAGAGATGGGCTTGGCTGGGCGCCGAAGGTAAATTTAGAGGCTGGGCTTGCGAAAACGGCAGACTGGTATAGGAACAATCACCCGTGGTGGAGACCGCTTAAGGAGAGGCTTGCCAGGGAGAACAGAGGATTCTGGTCATGA
- the rfbD gene encoding dTDP-4-dehydrorhamnose reductase has product MKIAIIGANGQLGSDLVRTFNTEYEVIPLTHADIDVADFRLSKKTLKKVHPDVVLNCAAYVRVDDAEDLADIAFAVNALGARNIALICKDLNATLAHISTDYIFDGLKAHPYTENDIPNPLNVYGNSKLAGEYFVRNTLEKHYIIRSSSLFGIAGASGKGGNFIETMIKKAHNNEEIRVVDDMVMSPTYTRDAADMIRNILIKNLPFGIYHVSNSGKSSWYEFAKAIFDAAGMEASLSPTKTDILQSKAKRPMYSPLVGIKLKKYGFEMESWESALRNYLIDKEYLQ; this is encoded by the coding sequence ATGAAAATTGCCATAATTGGTGCAAATGGGCAACTGGGTTCTGATCTTGTAAGGACATTTAATACAGAATATGAGGTAATACCTCTCACCCATGCCGACATCGATGTCGCAGATTTTAGATTATCTAAAAAAACTTTAAAAAAAGTACATCCTGACGTTGTGCTCAACTGCGCAGCTTATGTCAGGGTGGATGATGCTGAAGACCTTGCTGACATAGCTTTCGCTGTAAACGCGCTGGGTGCAAGGAATATAGCACTGATATGCAAGGATTTGAATGCAACCTTGGCGCATATCAGCACCGATTATATCTTTGATGGTCTAAAAGCACACCCCTATACAGAAAATGATATCCCGAATCCATTAAATGTGTATGGAAACAGTAAGCTCGCTGGTGAATATTTTGTCAGAAACACGCTGGAAAAACACTATATAATACGATCCTCAAGTCTCTTCGGAATTGCAGGCGCAAGCGGCAAGGGCGGGAACTTTATCGAGACGATGATAAAAAAGGCTCACAACAATGAGGAGATTAGAGTTGTGGATGATATGGTTATGTCCCCAACGTATACAAGAGATGCGGCTGATATGATAAGGAACATATTGATAAAAAATCTTCCTTTTGGGATATATCATGTATCCAATAGCGGCAAATCTTCATGGTATGAGTTCGCAAAAGCAATCTTTGATGCCGCAGGAATGGAAGCCAGTTTATCTCCAACGAAGACCGATATCCTGCAATCAAAAGCAAAAAGACCGATGTATTCTCCACTTGTTGGCATCAAGCTCAAAAAATATGGTTTTGAGATGGAGAGCTGGGAATCAGCTTTGAGAAACTATCTTATTGATAAGGAATACCTTCAATGA